TCTGAACCTGCGGATGAGTGATGTTTAAGAATAGCTCGCAATCGAATCTTCAGGACAGTACATCACCCAAAGCCATCGTCATCGGCTTAGACTGCGTGACAGGGCTGCAGACGGCGCGCATCCTGGCCCGTCATAATGTCCCGGCCATCGGGATTGCCCAGGATCCCGAGCACTTTTGTTGCCGGACCAACGTCTGCGAAAGGATTCTTACTGCGGATCATGAGACCGATGAGCTTATCCGTGCGCTCGAAACCTTGGGGCCAGAGCTAAAGCACAAGGCTGTCCTCTTCCCCTGTACCGATTTGAGTGTGTTACTCATCTCTCGGCACCGCCAGCGACTGGAGGGCTGGTATCACGTCGATTTACCTAACCCAGAGATTGTCGAGATGCTGGTGGATAAAATCAGCTTCTATAGCTACGCGCAAAGAGAGAGGATACCGATACCGCCTACTTTTTTCCTTTATAACATGGTAGACGCTGAACAAGTGGCGGAGAAACTGAACTTCCCCTGTATTCTAAAACCACCCCTGAGAACGCCAACTTGGACGCAGCGTGCAGCGGCCAAGGTGTACAAAGCAAACAACGCCGAGGAGTTTCTTGCGCTCTGCGATCGCTGCGCGGGATGGTCCAAGGGGTTGGTGGTGCAAGAGTGGATTGAAGGTACCGACGCCGATCTCTACACTTGCTATTGCTACTTCAACGCTGACTCAGAGCCGGTCGTGACTTTCGTCGCTCGTAA
Above is a window of Candidatus Methylomirabilota bacterium DNA encoding:
- a CDS encoding carboxylate--amine ligase; the protein is MFKNSSQSNLQDSTSPKAIVIGLDCVTGLQTARILARHNVPAIGIAQDPEHFCCRTNVCERILTADHETDELIRALETLGPELKHKAVLFPCTDLSVLLISRHRQRLEGWYHVDLPNPEIVEMLVDKISFYSYAQRERIPIPPTFFLYNMVDAEQVAEKLNFPCILKPPLRTPTWTQRAAAKVYKANNAEEFLALCDRCAGWSKGLVVQEWIEGTDADLYTCYCYFNADSEPVVTFVARKLRQWPPQIGSSSLGEECRNDRVLEESVRLFKKVGYRGLGFVEMKRDKRTGEYFIIEPNIGRPGLRSAIAEAGGVELLYAKYCNTVGWPLPPNLEQKYGTVKWIYWMRDLQSAFSYWRRGELTLREWWRSCRGRKVSAVFSWSDPAPFLGDL